The proteins below are encoded in one region of Pseudomonas entomophila L48:
- a CDS encoding thiazole synthase: MSNVRSDKPFVLAGRTFQSRLLVGTGKYRDMEETRLATEASGAEIVTVAVRRTNLGQNAGEPNLLDVLSPEKYTILPNTAGCFDAVEAVRTCRLARELLDGYKSHENRTLVKLEVLADQKTLFPNVIETLKAAEVLVKDGFDVMVYTSDDPIIARQLAEAGCIAVMPLAGLIGTGLGICNPYNLQIILEESKVPVLVDAGVGTASDATIAMEMGCEAVLMNSAIAHAQQPVLMAEAMKHAILAGRMAYLAGRMPKKLYASASSPLEGLIK; this comes from the coding sequence ATGAGCAACGTTCGAAGCGACAAGCCTTTCGTCCTGGCCGGGCGCACTTTCCAGTCGCGCCTGCTGGTCGGCACCGGCAAATACCGTGACATGGAAGAGACCCGCCTGGCCACCGAGGCCTCGGGAGCCGAGATCGTCACCGTAGCCGTACGCCGTACCAACCTGGGCCAGAATGCGGGCGAGCCGAACCTGCTCGACGTGCTGTCGCCCGAGAAGTACACCATCCTGCCGAACACCGCCGGCTGCTTCGACGCAGTCGAGGCGGTACGGACTTGCCGCCTGGCCCGTGAACTGCTCGATGGCTACAAGTCTCACGAGAACCGTACGCTGGTGAAGCTGGAAGTGCTGGCCGACCAGAAAACCCTGTTCCCCAACGTGATCGAAACCCTCAAGGCCGCCGAAGTGCTGGTCAAGGACGGTTTTGACGTGATGGTCTACACCAGCGATGACCCGATCATCGCCCGCCAGCTGGCCGAGGCTGGCTGCATCGCCGTCATGCCGCTGGCCGGCCTGATCGGTACCGGCCTGGGAATCTGCAACCCCTACAACCTGCAGATCATCCTGGAAGAGTCCAAGGTACCGGTGCTGGTCGATGCCGGCGTGGGTACCGCCTCCGATGCCACCATCGCTATGGAGATGGGCTGCGAGGCCGTGCTGATGAACTCGGCCATCGCCCATGCGCAACAACCGGTGCTGATGGCCGAAGCCATGAAGCACGCGATCCTTGCCGGCCGCATGGCGTACCTCGCCGGGCGCATGCCGAAGAAACTCTATGCCAGCGCGTCCTCGCCGCTGGAAGGTCTGATCAAGTAA
- the trmB gene encoding tRNA (guanosine(46)-N7)-methyltransferase TrmB, protein MTESQETPITEDGEARPHRRIKSFVMRAGRMTEGQQRGLEQGGPLFILPLADSPVDYDQVFGRSAPRTLEIGFGMGHSLLEMAAAAPELDFIGVEVHRPGVGALLNGVLTQGLKNLRVYDCDAIEVLNRCVADNSLDRLMLFFPDPWHKARHHKRRIVQPEFAELVRRKLKVGGVFHMATDWEPYAEHMLEVMKVAPGYRNQAADGAYVPRPEERPITKFERRGERLGHGVWDLKFEKVD, encoded by the coding sequence ATGACTGAATCGCAAGAAACGCCGATCACCGAAGACGGCGAAGCCCGCCCGCACCGCCGCATCAAGAGCTTCGTGATGCGCGCCGGGCGCATGACCGAAGGCCAGCAACGCGGCCTGGAGCAGGGCGGCCCGCTGTTCATCCTGCCGCTGGCCGACAGCCCGGTGGACTACGACCAGGTGTTCGGCCGTTCGGCGCCGCGTACCCTGGAGATCGGCTTCGGCATGGGCCACTCGCTGCTGGAGATGGCCGCCGCCGCGCCGGAGCTGGACTTCATCGGTGTCGAAGTGCACCGCCCAGGTGTCGGTGCGCTGCTCAACGGCGTGCTCACTCAGGGCCTGAAGAACCTGCGGGTGTACGACTGCGACGCCATCGAGGTGCTCAACCGCTGCGTGGCCGACAACAGCCTCGACCGCCTGATGCTGTTCTTCCCGGATCCATGGCACAAGGCCCGTCACCACAAGCGCCGCATCGTCCAGCCGGAGTTCGCCGAACTGGTGCGCCGCAAGCTGAAGGTGGGTGGCGTGTTCCATATGGCCACCGACTGGGAGCCCTATGCCGAGCACATGCTGGAAGTGATGAAGGTGGCACCGGGTTATCGCAACCAGGCGGCCGATGGCGCATATGTGCCGCGCCCGGAAGAGCGTCCGATTACCAAGTTCGAGCGCCGCGGCGAGCGCCTTGGGCATGGGGTGTGGGATTTGAAGTTCGAGAAGGTGGACTGA
- a CDS encoding DUF423 domain-containing protein has product MLRSFLMLAAFFGFTGVALGAFAAHGLKSRLSADYLAIFHTGVTYQLVHALAILGVAVLSVHLPGRLVGWAGGLFALGILLFSGSLYVLTLSGLGKLGMITPLGGLCFLAGWLCLGLAAWRLG; this is encoded by the coding sequence ATGCTTCGCAGCTTCCTGATGCTTGCCGCCTTCTTCGGCTTTACCGGTGTCGCCCTCGGCGCCTTCGCTGCCCATGGCCTGAAGAGCCGCCTCAGCGCCGACTACCTGGCGATCTTCCACACCGGCGTCACCTACCAGCTGGTGCATGCCCTGGCGATCCTGGGCGTGGCGGTATTGTCGGTGCACTTGCCGGGGCGCTTGGTCGGTTGGGCCGGCGGTCTGTTCGCGCTGGGCATCCTGCTGTTCTCCGGTAGCCTCTACGTACTGACCCTGAGCGGCCTGGGCAAGCTCGGCATGATCACCCCGCTGGGTGGCCTGTGCTTCCTCGCCGGCTGGCTGTGCCTGGGCCTGGCCGCCTGGCGCCTGGGCTGA
- the rpoH gene encoding RNA polymerase sigma factor RpoH, with the protein MTTSLQPAYALVPGANLEAYVHTVNSIPLLTPEQERDLGERLYYEQDLEAARQMVMAHLRFVVHIARSYAGYGLAQADLIQEGNVGLMKAVKRFNPEMGVRLVSFAVHWIKAEIHEFILRNWRIVKVATTKAQRKLFFNLRSQKKRLAWLNNDEVHRVAESLGVEPREVREMESRLSGQDMAFDPASEADDDSAFQSPAHYLEDHRYDPALQLEDADWSDNSSSNLHEALQGLDDRSRDILYQRWLAEEKATLHELAEKYSVSAERIRQLEKNAMNKVKALITI; encoded by the coding sequence ATGACCACATCGTTGCAACCTGCCTATGCCCTGGTTCCTGGTGCAAACCTGGAAGCCTATGTGCACACGGTGAACAGCATTCCCTTGCTGACACCGGAGCAGGAGCGTGATCTGGGCGAGCGTCTCTACTATGAGCAGGATCTCGAGGCCGCTCGTCAAATGGTGATGGCCCACCTGCGTTTCGTTGTACACATCGCACGTAGCTACGCTGGCTACGGGTTGGCCCAGGCCGACCTGATCCAGGAAGGCAACGTCGGCCTTATGAAGGCGGTAAAGCGCTTCAACCCGGAAATGGGCGTGCGCCTGGTATCCTTTGCCGTGCACTGGATCAAGGCCGAGATCCACGAGTTCATCCTGCGCAACTGGCGCATCGTCAAGGTGGCCACCACCAAGGCCCAGCGCAAGCTGTTCTTCAACCTGCGCAGCCAGAAGAAACGCCTGGCCTGGTTGAACAACGACGAAGTGCATCGCGTGGCCGAAAGCCTTGGCGTCGAGCCCCGTGAAGTGCGCGAGATGGAAAGCCGCCTGAGCGGCCAGGACATGGCCTTCGACCCGGCATCCGAAGCCGATGACGACAGCGCTTTCCAGTCGCCCGCGCACTACCTGGAAGACCACCGCTACGACCCGGCCCTGCAGCTTGAGGACGCCGACTGGAGCGACAACTCCAGCAGCAACCTGCACGAAGCCCTGCAAGGCCTGGATGACCGCAGCCGCGACATCCTTTACCAGCGCTGGTTGGCCGAGGAAAAGGCCACGCTGCATGAGTTGGCGGAGAAGTACAGCGTTTCGGCCGAGCGGATTCGTCAGCTTGAGAAGAACGCGATGAACAAGGTCAAGGCACTGATTACCATCTGA
- the thiS gene encoding sulfur carrier protein ThiS → MRIQLNGEPYDLPEGESVAALLGRLELAGRRVAVELNLDIVPRSQHESTLLADGDQVEVVHAIGGG, encoded by the coding sequence ATGCGCATTCAACTGAACGGTGAACCTTACGACCTGCCCGAGGGCGAGAGCGTCGCGGCGCTGCTGGGCCGGCTGGAACTGGCCGGCCGCCGGGTGGCGGTGGAACTGAACCTGGACATCGTGCCGCGCAGCCAGCACGAAAGCACGCTGCTCGCAGATGGCGACCAGGTCGAAGTGGTCCATGCCATTGGCGGTGGTTGA
- the mtgA gene encoding monofunctional biosynthetic peptidoglycan transglycosylase has protein sequence MLSSLLRRLSRALLWFAAGSIAVVLVLRWVPPPGTALMVERKVESWFNGEPIDLQRDWTPWEDISDELKVAVIAGEDQKFASHWGFDIPAIQAALAYNERGGKVRGASTLTQQVAKNMFLWSGRSWLRKGLEAWFTALIELFWSKERILEVYLNSAEWGKGVFGAQAAARYHFGVDASRLSRQQAAQLAAVLPSPIKWSASRPSAYVASRAGWIRRQMSQLGGPSYLMQLDASRKL, from the coding sequence ATGCTGTCATCCCTCCTCCGCCGACTTTCTCGCGCCCTGCTCTGGTTCGCTGCTGGCAGCATTGCCGTCGTCCTGGTGTTGCGCTGGGTGCCGCCGCCCGGCACGGCGCTGATGGTCGAGCGCAAGGTGGAATCATGGTTCAACGGCGAACCTATCGACCTGCAGCGCGACTGGACACCATGGGAGGATATCTCCGATGAGTTGAAGGTGGCGGTGATCGCCGGTGAGGACCAGAAGTTCGCCAGCCACTGGGGCTTCGACATTCCGGCGATCCAGGCGGCCCTGGCCTACAACGAGCGTGGCGGCAAGGTCCGTGGCGCCAGCACGCTGACCCAGCAGGTGGCCAAGAACATGTTCCTGTGGTCCGGTCGCAGTTGGCTACGCAAGGGGCTGGAAGCCTGGTTCACGGCGCTGATCGAGCTGTTCTGGTCGAAAGAGCGAATTCTCGAGGTGTATCTGAACAGCGCCGAATGGGGCAAAGGGGTGTTCGGCGCCCAAGCTGCGGCACGCTATCACTTTGGGGTCGATGCCAGCCGCCTTTCGCGCCAACAGGCCGCGCAGCTCGCGGCGGTGCTGCCAAGCCCGATCAAGTGGAGCGCCAGCCGTCCTAGCGCCTATGTGGCCAGCCGGGCGGGGTGGATTCGTCGACAGATGAGCCAGTTGGGTGGGCCGAGCTACCTGATGCAGCTGGACGCTTCGCGCAAGCTTTGA